Proteins encoded in a region of the Acomys russatus chromosome 14, mAcoRus1.1, whole genome shotgun sequence genome:
- the Znf202 gene encoding zinc finger protein 202 has protein sequence MATALEPEDQDLWAEEGVLMVKLEDDFTCGPESALQGDDPVLETSHQNFRRFRYQEASSPREALIRLRELCHQWLRPERRTKEQILELLVLEQFLTVLPGELQSWVRGQRPESGEEAVTLVEGLQKQPRRPRRWVTVHVQGQEVLSEETLHLEVEPESSSEQQDPTQTLTPEQPHEEALQSTDLGTPEQESLQHEGEHQPLQESEVPVSQDPDLPAEQGSGHPEMVALLTALSQGLVTFKDVALCFSQDQWSDLDPTQKEFYGEYVLEEDCGVVVSLSFPIPRLDDTSQIREEEPQVPGVHESQEPAEPEILSFTYTGDMSDDKEECVEQENTDKSILTDPEVHKTPDWEIVFEDDTSRPNERFATNVSQVNSFTNIKETAPVHNLVGRQHHCPLCAKSFTCNSHLIRHLRTHTGEKPYKCMECGKSYTRSSHLARHQKVHKTNTPHKNPPNRKTVDGPLGQSEVTTRVEKPYTCDDCGKHFRWTSDLVRHQRTHTGEKPFFCTICGKSFSQKSVLTTHQRIHAAGKPYSCRDCGEDFSDHRQYLTHRKTHVSEELYLCSECGRSFNHSAAFAKHLKGHASVRNCRCDECGKSFSRRDHLVRHQRTHTGEKPFTCTTCGKSFSRGYHLIRHQRIHTVKT, from the exons ATGGCAACAGCCTTggagccagaggaccaagatcTTTGGGCAGAAGAAGGCGTCCTGATGGTGAAGCTGGAAGATGATTTCACCTGCGGACCAGAGTCCGCTTTGCAGGGGGATGATCCTGTGCTGGAGACCTCTCACCAGAACTTCCGACGCTTTCGCTACCAGGAAGCATCTAGCCCTCGAGAAGCCCTCATCAGACTTCGAGAGCTTTGTCATCAGTGGCTAAGGCCAGAGAGGAGGACAAAGGAACAGATCCTTGAGTTGCTCGTGCTGGAACAATTCCTCACTGTCCTGCCTGGAGAGCTGCAGAGCTGGGTGCGTGGCCAGCGGCCAGAAAGCGGCGAGGAAGCAGTGACGCTGGTGGAGGGTTTGCAGAAACAACCCAGGAGACCAAGGCGGTGG GTAACCGTCCATGTTCAGGGCCAGGAAGTCCTGTCAGAGGAGACACTACACCTAGAAGTGGAGCCGGAATCTTCCAGTGAGCAACAAGATCCAACACAGACCTTGACCCCTGAGCAGCCCCATGAGGAAGCCCTCCAGAGCACAGATCTGGGGACCCCGGAACAGGAGAGCTTGCAGCATGAAGGGGAGCACCAGCCCCTGCAGGAAAGTG AGGTTCCTGTGTCCCAGGATCCAGACCTTCCTGCAGAACAAGGGTCTGGACACCCAGAGATGGTTGCTCTTCTCACTGCTCTCTCGCAG GGACTGGTCACATTCAAGGATGTGGCTCTGTGCTTCTCCCAGGATCAGTGGAGTGACCTGGATCCAACCCAGAAAGAGTTCTATGGAGAATATGTCTTGGAAGAGGACTGTGGAGttgtggtctctctgt CATTTCCAATTCCCAGACTAGATGATACCTCCCAGATTAGAGAAGAAGAGCCTCAGGTCCCAGGTGTCCATGAGTCTCAAGAGCCTGCAGAACCAGAAATCCTGAGTTTTACATACACAG GAGACATGAGTGATGATAAGGAAGAATGTGTTGAGCAAGAAAATACAGACAAGTCTATTTTGACAGACCCAGAAGTTCACAAGACTCCAGATTGGGAAATAGTCTTTGAGGATGATACAAGTAGACCTAATGAGAGATTTGCTACAAATGTTTCTCAAGTTAATAGTTTCACAAATATTAAGGAAACAGCGCCTGTCCACAACCTGGTAGGCAGGCAGCATCACTGCCCTCTCTGTGCAAAGAGCTTCACATGTAATTCTCATCTGATTAGGCACTTGAGAACTCACACAGGAGAAAAACCCTATAAATGTATGGAGTGTGGGAAAAGTTACACACGGAGCTCACATCTTGCCAGGCACCAGAAAGTCCATAAGACGAACACTCCTCACAAAAATCCTCCAAACCGGAAGACTGTGGATGGCCCTCTGGGCCAGTCCGAGGTAACTACCCGAGTGGAAAAACCATACACCTGTGATGATTGTGGAAAACATTTCCGTTGGACTTCAGACCTGGTCAGGCATCAGCGGACGCATACAGGAGAAAAACCTTTTTTCTGTACTATTTGTGGTAAAAGCTTCAGCCAGAAATCTGTGTTAACAACACACCAAAGAATCCATGCTGCAGGCAAGCCCTACTCCTGTAGGGACTGTGGTGAGGACTTCAGTGACCACAGACAGTATCTGACACACCGGAAGACACATGTGTCTGAGGAGCTCTATCTCTGCAGTGAATGTGGGCGCTCCTTCAACCATAGTGCAGCATTTGCCAAGCACCTGAAAGGCCACGCCTCAGTGAGGAACTGCCGGTGCGATGAATGTGGTAAAAGCTTTAGCAGGAGGGATCACCTCGTCAGACATCAACGcacacacactggggaaaagCCTTTTACTTGCACTACCTGTGGGAAAAGCTTCAGCAGAGGGTATCATTTAATCAGGCATCAGAGAATCCACACAGTAAAGACCTAG